The Candidatus Dormiibacterota bacterium sequence TCGAGCTCTCGCCGCAAAACGCTTACGTCCGCCGCTTGCAGCACCAGCTGGTGGAGCGTCACGAGCTGACGGCGCGCAGCACCGGGAAGGAGCCGAACCGGCGCTTGCGCATCTACACCACCGCAGACTAGTCAGGGTCGCGGGATTTCCCGCGTGTATAGTTCAGCGCGAGGTGGAAACCGCGGGGAAGCCAGGCGGGTTCTTCATCAGCTTCGAGGGGCCGGAGGGCGGCGGGAAGTCGACCCAGATCCATCGCCTGGCCGCGGCGCTGGCGGAGCAGGGCTATCCGGTGTGGACGACCCGCGAACCGGGCGGCACCAGGGTGGGGGAGATGATCCGTCCCATCTTGCTGGGCCAGCAACAGACGCGGATGACCCCCTGGTCGGAGGCGTTGCTGTTCACCGCCGCGCGAGCCCAGCATGTCGAGGAAGTGATCCGTCCGCGTCTGACGCGAGGCGAGCTGGTGCTCTGCGATCGCTACACCGATTCGACGCTCGCCTACCAGGGTTACGGGCGCGGGCTCGACCTGGACACGCTGCGACGGTTGCAGTCAGAGGCGACCGGTGGTCTTCAACCGGACCTGACGATGTTGCTCAACCTGCCGGTGGAGACTGGGCTCTCCAGGATTCCTCGCCCGGCGCAGGATCGGCTGGATCGGGAGACGGCGGAATTTCACGAGCGCGTCCGTGCCGGATACCAGGAGATGGCGGCGGCTGACCCGCTTCGCTGGCGGGAGGTGGACGCTGCGGCCGACGCAGACCAGGTCGCCGCGCGCATCTTCGCGCTGGTCAGCGAGGCGCTGGCGCAGGCCGGCATCCGCCCGGCGCAGCGGCGATCAGCATGAAGCTCCTGATCGCCGTGGTGCACAGCGAGGACGCGTCGGCGACCATGGATGCCCTCAATGACCGAGGAATTTCGGTGACCCGTTTCGCCAGCTCCGGCGGATTCCTGCAGCACAAGAACGTGACGCTGATGACGGGCATCGACGACGATCGGATCGAAGAGGTGCTCGGCCTCATCAAGGAGAACTGCCGTACCCGCAGCGAGTTCATGAACCCCATGCCACCCCTGGTCGAGCCCGGTGACTTCTTCGTCCCCTATCCGGTCGAGGTGCAGGTCGGCGGCGCGACCGTCTTCATCATGAACGTCGACCGCTTCGAAAAGCTGTAGCGCCTGAGGAGCCATGGAAGGGCCGACTGCGCGGCTCACGGCGATGGCCGAGGTCCTGCAAATCATGAACGGGACGTCGTTCGAGCTCAAGGCGGTCCTGGAGGCCGTCGTCGACCGGGCCAGTCGACTCTGTCGCGCCGACTCGGGATTCATCTACAGGTTGGACGGCGATTGGTACCGCCTGGACGTTGCCTACAACATCACCCCGGAGTTCCGCGCCTTCACCGAGCGAACTCCGATCCATATCGACAACTTCGGGACCGTTACCGCCCGGGCCGGCCGGCAGCGGCGCACCATCCGGATTCCGGACGTCCTCCAGGATCCCGAATACACGCACTGGGAAGCCCAGGGGCTCGGCAAGGGCCGGGCGATGATCGGCGTGCCGTTGATTCGCGATCAGGCGGTTCTTGGCGTCATCGCGCTATGGCGGACCGAGCCTGAGCCGTTCACCGACGACGAAGCCCAATTAGTGAGTATCTTTGCGGACCAGGTTGTCATAGCGATCGTGCAAGCGCGTCACGCGCGGGAACTCGCCGATTCACTGGAGCAGCAGACGGCGACAAGTGAGGTGCTCCGGATTATCAGCCAATCGACCTCCGATCTGGAGGCTGTCTTTCTCCCGCTGATCACCCGAGCGGTCCATTTGTGCGGCGCCGAGCATGGGGACATCGTCCGATTCGACCCTCAAACGCACGAGTACCTCGAGGCCGCACACTTTGGCGTCGGGAGCGCCGAGTATCGCGCGATTATCCGACGCCATCGCTTCCGGCCCGGTCGCGACACCCTTGTCGGACGAACGATCCTGCTAGCAGGGCCAGTCCAGATGGACGACGCGCTCGCGGACCCTGACTACAAGTTCGCCGAAGCGCAAGGGTCGGGAGGGTTTCGTTCCATCCTCGGCGTGCCGTTGCTTCGAGAGGGCTTTCCGATCGGTGTCATCTCGGTCTGGCGCCGCGAGGTGCGGCCGTTCACCGATCGAGAAATCCGTATCCTGACCACCTTCGCGGACCAGGCCGTGGTGGCCATCGAAAATGTCCGGTTGGTTCGCGCGCTGCAGCGGCAGACCGAAGAACTCTCACGCTACGTCACACCGCAGGTGGCAGCGATGCTGGCGAGTGAAGAGGGCGAGCAGTTGCTGGCCGGTCACCGCCGCCAGATCACAGCCCTGTTCTGTGACCTGCGTGGCTTCACCACATTCTCGGAGACGGCCGAGCCGGAGGAGGTCTTCAGTCTGCTGCGTGAGTACCAGGCCGCAATGGGCCAGATGATCGCGCAGTACAGGGGCACACTCGAGCATCTGGCCGGCGACGGGATCATGGCGTTTTTCAATGACCCTGTTTCCACCCCGGGGTTCGAAGCGCAGACCATTCGGTGCGCGCTGGGGATGAGGGAGCGCTTTCGTGAGCTTGCCGGTGGCTGGCGTCGCCGCGGATACGAGCTGGACCTGGGAATTGGGATCGCGCTCGGCTATGCGACGCTTGGCCGGGTTGGGTACGAGGGGCACTTCCAGTACAACGCCACCGGTAACGTCGTCATCCTTGCGTCTCGCTTGAGCGGAGAGGCAAAAGGCGGAGAGATCCTGATCAGCCAACGGCTCTACGCCGCTGTTGAAGATCTCGTCGATGTCGAGCCGGTCCGGGAGGTGACGCTAAAAGGCTTCAGCCGTCCGGTGGCGACCACCAACGTGGTCGGGCTCAAAACGTGATCCCCGGGCTCGGGACCGCGCTCAACACCGGGACGGTCCTCGCCGGCACGGCGGTCGGCCTGACCCTCGGACGCGTTATCCCCGAAAGTCTCCAGCGGACCATCCGCGCCGCGATCGGTCTTTTCGTCGCGGTGATCGGCATCCAGATGGCGCTCAAGACGCACAGCCCGCTGATCCTGCTCGTCAGTGTGCTGCTCGGTGTCCTGATCGGTGAGCTGCTCCGGCTCGATGACGGCGTGCAGGCGATCGGCGCCTGGGCGGAGCGCCGGGTGAGCCGCGGCGGCGAACCGGGGCGTGTCAGGCTGGCCTTCATCACGACCAGCCTGATCTTCTGCGTCGGCCCCCTCACCGTGCTTGGCTCCTTCCTCGACGGCACGCGCGGTGACATCACCTTGCTCGCCATCAAGTCCACGCTGGACGGTGTTACGGCGATCGTGTTTGCGGCGACGCTGGGCTGGGGTGTCATCCTCTCCGCGGTCAGCGTGCTCGTCGTCCAGGGGAGCCTGACCCTGTTCGCCTTTCTGATCCATGCCGGCCTGTCTGACCTGGAGATCGCGGAGCTGACGGCGGCCGGCGGCATCGCCGTCCTCGGGATTGCGGTCGGCCTGCTGGAACTGAAGTCGATCAAGGTCGCGAACTTCCTCCCGGCGCTGGTGGTGGCGCCGCTGCTCGCGGGCATCCTGCATGCGATGGGTGCGCTCTGACGATAGACTTAGGCAACTCCGATGGCGAGGTCTCAGGCGGGCGGTGGGCGGAGGGTCGATTGGTTCGCCGCCGGGCTCGGGCTCGTGCTCGCCGTCGTGGTTCGGCTGGTGGGGGAGACGTTGCTCTTCCCGAGTCACCGCGCCCAGCTGGTTTCCCAGGGGCTGCTCATCTTCGTCGCCTTGCTTGCCGGGGGATTCCTGGCCGGGTTGATCGGACCGGTCGGTGGCGCCACCTGGAACGGCATCATCGTGGCCGTCGGCTTCATCGTGGTGGCGGAGCTTGCCGCGGCCATCGGCCCGGTGGGTCCGCTGGGCTCGGCCGGCCTGGACACGCTTGGGCTGGTCATCGACGACGTCCTCGTCCTGAGCGGGGGTACGATCGGAGGTCTGGCCGCCGCGCTCGTGCGACGGCGGACGGCGAGGTAACGAATAGAGGGCAGCACGCGTTCGATCGGCAAGCCGGCATTGTTGACGGCGGAACCGGATCATCGAAAAGGAAGTAACAGGATGCAGGTGGAGAACGGATCGGTCGAGGCGCTCGGTTCGCGGATCGTTGAAAACGTCGGCCGTGTGCTCGTCGGCAAGGCGGCGGAGGTCGAGCTCTGCGTGATCGCGCTGCTGAGCCGCGGCCACATCCTTATCGAAGACGTGCCGGGCGTGGGCAAGACCATGCTGGCGAAGTCCCTCGCCCGCTCGCTCAGCTGCGGCTTCGAGCGGCTGCAGTTCACGCCCGACCTGCTTCCGTCGGATGTGACGGGGGTCAACATCTATAGCCCATCGACCCAGCAGTTCGAATTTCGCCAGGGTCCGATCTTCACGCAGATCCTGCTCGCCGATGAGATCAACCGGGCGACGCCCAAGACGCAGTCGGCACTGCTGGAAGCGATGGAGGAGAAGCAGGTGACGGTCGATGGCACGACCTACCCGCTTCCGCTTCCCTTCCTAGTGCTGGCGACGCAGAACCCGGTTGAATTCGCCGGCACCTTCCCGCTGCCGGAGGCGCAGGTCGATCGCTTCCTGATGCGGGTCAACCTCGGCTACCTCGACGTTGCCCATGAGGTCCAGGTCCTCGATCGCTTTCAGCGGTCATCACCGATCGACCAGCTCGAGGCGGTGGCGTCGGCGGACGAGCTGCTCGCCGGCCAAAAGGCGGTCCAGGAGATCTATGTCGATGAGCAGCTGAAGGAGTACATTGCGCGCGTCACCCATCGCACCCGGTCGCACGTGGACATCGGGCTGGGGGCGAGCTCCCGCGGCTCGCTCGGCCTGTTTCGAGCCTCGCAGGCTCGGGCGGCCCTCGAGGGAAGGGACTTCGTCACGCCGGACGACGTCAAGGCATTGGCCCAACCGGTGCTTGCCCATCGCCTCATCCTGAAGGCCAATGCCGAGTTGCGCGGCCTCACGCCGTCGAAAGTGTTGACGCAGATCCTGGAGACAGAGCCGGTGCCGCCGCCGAACGTCGTTTCGCGGTTCGGACGGCGAGTGGCGGGTTAGCCGCCGGGTCCCATGCGCCTCCCGCGCCTTCCCCTGCTCACGGCGCTTGCGCTCCTGTTCTTCTTTGCCTACATCACCGGAATCCGGCTGGCGTACAGCCTGCTCTATGCGCTGGTCCTGATCTTCGTCGTCAGCTATTTCTGGAGCCGGCTCGCGGGCGAGAACCTCTCGGTCGTGCGGACCAGTCCAGAGGGCCAGTACCAGGTGGGCGACGACTTCGAAGAGCAGTTCACGATCGAGAATCGCTCCTGGATCCCGGTCCCGCTGATCGAGTTGACGGATTTCTCCAACCTTCCGGGGTATGACCCCGGTCGGGTGTTCAGCCTGAAGGGCCGGCGGACGAGGCGGTGGACGTCGCGCGGTCAATTCAAGCAGCGCGGCCTCTTCACCTTTGGTCCGGTGGAGTTGCGCTACGGCGATCCCTTCGGCCTCTTCACCCGCTCGCTCCGCGTGGCCGGCAGCCAATCGGTGGTGGTGTACCCGGTGGTACGACCGGTTGGATCGCTCGATGCGCTGGCACCCAGTACCGCCGGGGACGAACAGCTCCGCGGGCGGGTGCTTGACATCCCGCCGAACGCCACCACCATCCGGGAATACGTGCCGACCGACAGCGTCAAGCGCATCCACTGGGCCTCGTCGGCGCGCCTGGGCCGGCTCATGAGCCGCAGCTTCGAAACCCGCGAGGGCGGCGATGCCTGGATCGTGCTCGACCTGCAGGCCTCCGTCCACGCCGGCGAGGCGCCGGAATCCACCCTCGAGTACGCCATGAGCATGGCGGCCTCCATCGCGGATGCCGCGTTGCGGCGTGGGGGCGCCATCGGCCTGGTCAGCAACGACAGCCGGCTCAGCGTGATCGAGGCCGCCCGCGGCGAACAGCAGCAGAAGAAGCTCTTCGAGCATTTCACGCTGGCGCAGGCCGACGGTACCGTCTCCCTGGCCACGCTGCTCAACTCGCAGCGGCAGCAGTGGCGGCACCGCGGCGGCCTGATCGTGATCACGCCCTCCGCGGATGAACAGTGGCTCGAGGCGTTGCTCGACCTGGGCGTTCGCGGCCAGCGCAGCCTGGTCGTCTACCTCGATCCGCGGGGCTTCGGCGGCAGCCAGCCATCGCTGGCGCCGGCCGGCCGCTGGCGACAGGCGGTCAACTGGTGGATCATCCGTGGGGCGGGCGAGCTCGAGCTCGCCCCGGAGAAACGGGTTGCCGCAAGTTAACCCGGGGACGATTTTCCTCCTGGTCCTGGCCGGGGTCGGCGCCGCCTGGGCCGCCGGGCTCTTCCGTGCGCAGTACGAGGACGGTCGCCTTACCCTTCGCGTCCTTCGTGCCGGCCGGGTGCTCGCCACGTTTGATTTCCGCAACACCGGACTGCTGCTCGTGCTGGCGCTGCTGATGGGATGGGCAGTGGCGGCGGCGGTCGAGCGGTCCGGATCAGGCTGGGGCGTGCCCGGCACGGAAGGCCGGCTGGTGCCGGCCCTCTCGATGACCACCGTGCTCGGTTGGATCTTCATCGTCGCGGGCTTTTCGCGGCTCGCCTACTTGTTCGCCTCGCTGGCGACGGCGATCCTCTCCCTGCTGCTGTTGACGCCCTCGCCGCTGACCAGTCCCCGCGTCAGCCTTGCCGCGCTGCTCAAGTGGCTGCAGGCCCTCCCCGATCAAACCACGCTGTTGCTCTTGATCGGCTTGATTCTGATGTTCGCCCTCACAGGGTTGTGGACCAGCTGGTGGATCTTTCGCCGGCGCGCCGGCCTCGTCGCCCTGCTGCCTACCGGCACCATCCTGGCGGTGGAGATCATCAACGACGTCAGCCCGGGCCTGATTTTCTTGACGGTTGTCTGGCTGGCCGACGCGGCGTCGGTCCTCCTCCGCCTCAACTTCGTCGGTCTCAAAGAGGGATGGCGTACCCGGCGCGTCCCGCACGCGGCCGACATCGGCTGGACCTTTGGGGAGGTCGGCATCGAGGCGACCCTCGCCATTCTCGCGGTTGCTTTCCTCATTCTGCCTCCACTCAGCAGTACCGACATCAGCGGCGTGCTCTTCCCCGGGGTCACGCACGCGGACGCGTTTCACCCGTTCGGGATCGGGAGCGGGGGCGGGTCCCAGTCGGGCACGACCGGATCGGTCGGATACAGCGAAACCGTGAGGCCGGGATCACAGCTCACTGCGAAATCCAAGACCCTGATGACGGTCAGCGGTGACAGCCCGACCTTCTATCCCTACTGGCGGGGTATCGCGCTGGCCGGCTGGAACGGGATCCAGTGGTACGAGCTGCCGTCCACGCAGGACGTGCCGGTGCGCCAGCAACCCCTGCTCAACGCGCACGAAACACTTCCGCGCGATGACTTGCCGCCGATCCAGCGGATCCAGGTGTTGCACAACACCTTCCACCTGCTCGTTCCACCCGAGCAACTGCTCAACACCGTCTTCAGCGGTGGTGAGATCATGTCCGTCGACAACCAGCCCACCAGGGTGCGGGGCATCATGACCTCGGTCCGCACGCCCCTCAACGGTCCCAATCCGGCCCTGGTCAATGTCACCGGCGACAGTGCCCCGACGGCCAGCTTCGACACCGTCGACAAGATCGTGTTCGCGAAGCGGCTGCCGGCGCCCTATACCTACTCGGTCACCGAGGCGATCCCCAATGTCGACGTGCAGGACCTGCAGGCTGCCGGCACCACCTATCCTGCCTGGCTCGCGCCCTACGCCACCCTCTACCAGGACGGCCGGATCGCGGATACCGGTCGCGACAAGGAGATCCTCAACCTAGCCGAGCAGATCGTTCGCTCCGCGGGGGCCACCACACCCTACGACAAGGCGAAGGCGATCGAAACGTGGTTCATCGAAAAGGGACGTTTCACCTATACCTTGACCCCGCCGAAGGCGCCGGCCGGAGTGCGGCCGATCGACAACTTCCTTTTCATTACCCAGAGGGGTTTCTGCCAGGACTTCTCAACGGCGATGAACGTCATGCTTCGGATGCTGGGAATTCCCTCACGGCAAATGGCGGGGTTCAGCGCCGGGGTTTTGGACGACAAAACCCGACAGCACTTCGTCAACGCCGTCGAAGCGCACAGCTGGGTCGAGGTCTTCTTCCCCGGGTACGGCTGGATTCCATTCGAGCCCACGCCGGACGGGACAAACGCGCCGATCAATCGCCCGCAAACGCCGGATCAACTGACTGCTGCGGCACCCGTCCCCACGGACGCGGGGTCCAAGATCACGCCCAACGAGTCGGCCGGGGCGGTCCCGGCCGTGGGCGGCAGCGGCCGCGGGGTCTTCGCGGACATCTGGCGGCCGGTGCTGATCGTCGCCGGCGGCCTCCTGCTCCTCCTGGTACTCGCCCTTCTGCTCGCCCTCCGCTGGCTGCGCGTCGCCCGCGACGCGCCGCGGATCTGGCGTCGCCTGCTCTTTCTCGGCGATCGGCTGAAGATCCCGCGACATGTGGGCGACACGCCGGACGAGTTCGGTGGCCGGCTGGCGGCCTCACTGCCACCGCTCGATGAAGAGGTCCGGCGGCTGGCGACGCTGTATACCCGTGCCAGCTTCCGTCGTGGCGGCCTCTCCGTCGCGGAGCTCGCCGAGGCGCGCGACGCCTGGAGCCGCGTTCGTGGCAGCTACCCGCGGCTGGTGGCGAAGGCCTGGCGCGATGCCCTTGGCCGGGGACGCGTCCTTAGAGCGGAAGATGCAGCGTCAGGAAGTCGCGCGCCATCACGGCGCCGTTGACCGATCCGTTGCTACCTCGGTGCGTGATGATGAACCGGGTCGATGGATGCCGCGCCATCAGCCCCTCCACGTCTTTGCGCCCCAGGTGCATGCGGCCGCCCGCCTCCTCGTCGTAGGTCATCTCCGTGATCATGTGATCGGAGGCGGCCACCAGCGCCTCCAGCTCGGCTGACATCTCCGCGTCCCCGCTGTAACCCAGGCGGACGCCGCCGCGCTCCATCGTGTAACCCAGGCAATCGAGGCCGCTGGCGTGGCGCATCCGATACGCGAGGGCGTGGCTTCCATCGACCTCGAAGGCATCCCCGCCGGAGAGCTCGTGCACCGTCAGCTGCAGCCGCTCCCAGCTGTAATGGCGCATCTCCTTGCCCCAGGCAAAGTCGAGCAGCCGCTCGAGATAGGATGTCGTCCCGGTGGGACCGAAGACGGTAAGGGGCGGCGCGTCCTCGTGGTGCAGCACCCGGCCCAGGATCAGCCAGGCGATACCAAACGTGTGGTCGGCGTGAAAGTGGCTGAGCATTACCGCGCGGGGTTCATCGAGCGACACGCCGGCCTTCGGCAGGTGGACCGTGAGCGGGGCGCCCGCGTCCATCAGGATGGTTCGGTCGACGAGGATGGCCGCGTTGTAGGCGTGCGGGGAGAAGGCCGCACCCGTCCCGAGAAACGTCACCTCCACTGAGGTGACGGTAACAGGTGTCGAGTACAGTGCAAATGATGAGTACCGTGGAGAAAGTGCGGCTCACGCAGTGGTCGCACGGAGCGGGTTGAGCCTGCAAGATCGGTCCTGAGGACCTGGCTCAGGTCTTGAGCCACTTGCCGCCACGGCTCGACAACCCCGACGTTCTGGTTGGGCAGGAGACCGGCGATGACGCCGCGGTCTACCGCCTCCGACCGGACCTTGCCCTGGTGGTCACCACCGACTTCTTCACGCCCATCGTCGATGACGCCTATACCTTCGGGGCGATCGCGGCCGCCAACGCGCTGAGCGACATCTATGCGATGGGCGCACAGCCCTTGATGGCGGTCAACCTGGTCGCCTTTCCCATCAAGGAGCTGGGGCCGGAACTCCTGGCCGACATCCTGCTGGGCGGCCTGGACAAAGTCCGCGAGGCGGGGATCGATATCCTGGGCGGCCACAGCATCGACGACCGCGAGCCCAAGTATGGGCTCGCCGTGACCGGCACGGTCCACCCGGACCGCGTGCGGCGCAACCGTGGCGGGCGACCGGGCGACCGGCTGGTGCTGACCAAGCCGCTGGGCACCGGCGTGATCACCACCGCCATCAAGCATGACGTGGCGCCGCCGGCCTCGGCCGCGGCGGCCATCGAGGGGATGCTGCGGCTCAACCGCGACGCCGCCGACGCGATGGCGACGGTCGATATCCACGCCGCCACCGACATCACCGGCTTCGGCCTGCTGGGACACCTCCACTACCTGGCCCGGGCGTCGGGCCTCGCCGCGCGCGTCGACGCCGCGTCGGTCCCGATGCTCCCGGACGCCGAGATGCTGGCCGATGCGGGCGAGGTGCCGGGCGGCACGCGTAG is a genomic window containing:
- the tmk gene encoding dTMP kinase; this translates as METAGKPGGFFISFEGPEGGGKSTQIHRLAAALAEQGYPVWTTREPGGTRVGEMIRPILLGQQQTRMTPWSEALLFTAARAQHVEEVIRPRLTRGELVLCDRYTDSTLAYQGYGRGLDLDTLRRLQSEATGGLQPDLTMLLNLPVETGLSRIPRPAQDRLDRETAEFHERVRAGYQEMAAADPLRWREVDAAADADQVAARIFALVSEALAQAGIRPAQRRSA
- a CDS encoding cyclic-di-AMP receptor, which translates into the protein MKLLIAVVHSEDASATMDALNDRGISVTRFASSGGFLQHKNVTLMTGIDDDRIEEVLGLIKENCRTRSEFMNPMPPLVEPGDFFVPYPVEVQVGGATVFIMNVDRFEKL
- a CDS encoding GAF domain-containing protein, which produces MEGPTARLTAMAEVLQIMNGTSFELKAVLEAVVDRASRLCRADSGFIYRLDGDWYRLDVAYNITPEFRAFTERTPIHIDNFGTVTARAGRQRRTIRIPDVLQDPEYTHWEAQGLGKGRAMIGVPLIRDQAVLGVIALWRTEPEPFTDDEAQLVSIFADQVVIAIVQARHARELADSLEQQTATSEVLRIISQSTSDLEAVFLPLITRAVHLCGAEHGDIVRFDPQTHEYLEAAHFGVGSAEYRAIIRRHRFRPGRDTLVGRTILLAGPVQMDDALADPDYKFAEAQGSGGFRSILGVPLLREGFPIGVISVWRREVRPFTDREIRILTTFADQAVVAIENVRLVRALQRQTEELSRYVTPQVAAMLASEEGEQLLAGHRRQITALFCDLRGFTTFSETAEPEEVFSLLREYQAAMGQMIAQYRGTLEHLAGDGIMAFFNDPVSTPGFEAQTIRCALGMRERFRELAGGWRRRGYELDLGIGIALGYATLGRVGYEGHFQYNATGNVVILASRLSGEAKGGEILISQRLYAAVEDLVDVEPVREVTLKGFSRPVATTNVVGLKT
- a CDS encoding DUF554 domain-containing protein translates to MIPGLGTALNTGTVLAGTAVGLTLGRVIPESLQRTIRAAIGLFVAVIGIQMALKTHSPLILLVSVLLGVLIGELLRLDDGVQAIGAWAERRVSRGGEPGRVRLAFITTSLIFCVGPLTVLGSFLDGTRGDITLLAIKSTLDGVTAIVFAATLGWGVILSAVSVLVVQGSLTLFAFLIHAGLSDLEIAELTAAGGIAVLGIAVGLLELKSIKVANFLPALVVAPLLAGILHAMGAL
- a CDS encoding MoxR family ATPase; translated protein: MQVENGSVEALGSRIVENVGRVLVGKAAEVELCVIALLSRGHILIEDVPGVGKTMLAKSLARSLSCGFERLQFTPDLLPSDVTGVNIYSPSTQQFEFRQGPIFTQILLADEINRATPKTQSALLEAMEEKQVTVDGTTYPLPLPFLVLATQNPVEFAGTFPLPEAQVDRFLMRVNLGYLDVAHEVQVLDRFQRSSPIDQLEAVASADELLAGQKAVQEIYVDEQLKEYIARVTHRTRSHVDIGLGASSRGSLGLFRASQARAALEGRDFVTPDDVKALAQPVLAHRLILKANAELRGLTPSKVLTQILETEPVPPPNVVSRFGRRVAG
- a CDS encoding DUF58 domain-containing protein gives rise to the protein MRLPRLPLLTALALLFFFAYITGIRLAYSLLYALVLIFVVSYFWSRLAGENLSVVRTSPEGQYQVGDDFEEQFTIENRSWIPVPLIELTDFSNLPGYDPGRVFSLKGRRTRRWTSRGQFKQRGLFTFGPVELRYGDPFGLFTRSLRVAGSQSVVVYPVVRPVGSLDALAPSTAGDEQLRGRVLDIPPNATTIREYVPTDSVKRIHWASSARLGRLMSRSFETREGGDAWIVLDLQASVHAGEAPESTLEYAMSMAASIADAALRRGGAIGLVSNDSRLSVIEAARGEQQQKKLFEHFTLAQADGTVSLATLLNSQRQQWRHRGGLIVITPSADEQWLEALLDLGVRGQRSLVVYLDPRGFGGSQPSLAPAGRWRQAVNWWIIRGAGELELAPEKRVAAS
- a CDS encoding transglutaminase domain-containing protein, whose product is MPQVNPGTIFLLVLAGVGAAWAAGLFRAQYEDGRLTLRVLRAGRVLATFDFRNTGLLLVLALLMGWAVAAAVERSGSGWGVPGTEGRLVPALSMTTVLGWIFIVAGFSRLAYLFASLATAILSLLLLTPSPLTSPRVSLAALLKWLQALPDQTTLLLLIGLILMFALTGLWTSWWIFRRRAGLVALLPTGTILAVEIINDVSPGLIFLTVVWLADAASVLLRLNFVGLKEGWRTRRVPHAADIGWTFGEVGIEATLAILAVAFLILPPLSSTDISGVLFPGVTHADAFHPFGIGSGGGSQSGTTGSVGYSETVRPGSQLTAKSKTLMTVSGDSPTFYPYWRGIALAGWNGIQWYELPSTQDVPVRQQPLLNAHETLPRDDLPPIQRIQVLHNTFHLLVPPEQLLNTVFSGGEIMSVDNQPTRVRGIMTSVRTPLNGPNPALVNVTGDSAPTASFDTVDKIVFAKRLPAPYTYSVTEAIPNVDVQDLQAAGTTYPAWLAPYATLYQDGRIADTGRDKEILNLAEQIVRSAGATTPYDKAKAIETWFIEKGRFTYTLTPPKAPAGVRPIDNFLFITQRGFCQDFSTAMNVMLRMLGIPSRQMAGFSAGVLDDKTRQHFVNAVEAHSWVEVFFPGYGWIPFEPTPDGTNAPINRPQTPDQLTAAAPVPTDAGSKITPNESAGAVPAVGGSGRGVFADIWRPVLIVAGGLLLLLVLALLLALRWLRVARDAPRIWRRLLFLGDRLKIPRHVGDTPDEFGGRLAASLPPLDEEVRRLATLYTRASFRRGGLSVAELAEARDAWSRVRGSYPRLVAKAWRDALGRGRVLRAEDAASGSRAPSRRR
- a CDS encoding MBL fold metallo-hydrolase: MEVTFLGTGAAFSPHAYNAAILVDRTILMDAGAPLTVHLPKAGVSLDEPRAVMLSHFHADHTFGIAWLILGRVLHHEDAPPLTVFGPTGTTSYLERLLDFAWGKEMRHYSWERLQLTVHELSGGDAFEVDGSHALAYRMRHASGLDCLGYTMERGGVRLGYSGDAEMSAELEALVAASDHMITEMTYDEEAGGRMHLGRKDVEGLMARHPSTRFIITHRGSNGSVNGAVMARDFLTLHLPL
- the selD gene encoding selenide, water dikinase SelD, translating into MGPEDLAQVLSHLPPRLDNPDVLVGQETGDDAAVYRLRPDLALVVTTDFFTPIVDDAYTFGAIAAANALSDIYAMGAQPLMAVNLVAFPIKELGPELLADILLGGLDKVREAGIDILGGHSIDDREPKYGLAVTGTVHPDRVRRNRGGRPGDRLVLTKPLGTGVITTAIKHDVAPPASAAAAIEGMLRLNRDAADAMATVDIHAATDITGFGLLGHLHYLARASGLAARVDAASVPMLPDAEMLADAGEVPGGTRRNEQFLASRVRWPAHLPLGRQTLLCDAQTSGGLLIAIAAKDVEPLLAALQAKRVLGAVVGELTEGDAGSIVVV